In Bacteriovorax stolpii, a single genomic region encodes these proteins:
- a CDS encoding methionine ABC transporter permease: protein MENIISLLPELQKAVLETFYMLVLGLTTSTLFGGVIGIYLYLWKQERLLKNNTLHFIVGGLVNIVRSFPFVILMIAAGPLARVVVGTTIGPIAATVPLSIAGIAYFARLVELALLEVPRGTIEAAQSMGATLPKIVFSVLLREARSPLILGFTTLTISYLSYSAAAGIIGGGGVGDLAIRYGYYRFQTDIMIVTVLGLVLFVQIIQMIGNYISRKLDKR, encoded by the coding sequence ATGGAAAATATCATCTCACTTTTGCCTGAATTGCAAAAAGCCGTTCTGGAAACTTTTTATATGTTGGTTCTCGGTCTCACGACTTCTACCCTCTTTGGTGGTGTAATCGGGATTTACTTATACCTATGGAAACAAGAGCGCCTGCTAAAAAATAACACTCTTCATTTTATCGTTGGTGGATTAGTTAACATTGTCCGCTCATTTCCTTTTGTTATCTTAATGATCGCCGCAGGTCCTCTGGCCCGCGTAGTGGTTGGAACGACAATCGGTCCAATTGCAGCCACTGTTCCTCTTTCAATCGCTGGTATCGCTTATTTTGCCAGATTAGTCGAACTTGCCCTGCTGGAAGTTCCTCGTGGGACGATTGAAGCTGCCCAATCAATGGGGGCCACTCTCCCTAAAATCGTGTTTAGTGTGCTTTTAAGAGAAGCAAGATCTCCACTTATTTTAGGGTTCACTACTTTAACGATCAGCTACCTTTCATACTCTGCTGCTGCCGGAATTATCGGAGGCGGTGGTGTTGGAGACCTGGCGATTCGTTACGGATACTACCGCTTTCAGACAGACATTATGATTGTTACTGTTTTGGGACTGGTTCTTTTTGTTCAAATTATTCAAATGATCGGAAACTATATTTCACGAAAATTAGATAAACGTTAG
- a CDS encoding MetQ/NlpA family ABC transporter substrate-binding protein has protein sequence MKKLLLLSLMSLLSVTPAMSATEKVIGATVGDFAELSRESLKPLLEKKGFKIRVVEFTDYVQPNIALAEGSLDLNIFQHKPYLDQFAKEKGLELTPVAQVPTAPLGIYPGKLKQLSEVKNGSTVAMPNDPTNLARALLILADLKWIELPAKFDPFKIAPKDIVKNPKNIKIVQLEAAQIPRATQDVDFAIINGNYVVSSGMSLTSKLMAEKSDAYVNWAVVRTKDLNSDFAKAVKEALNSKEFQTYAKNKFKGYKYPSSWK, from the coding sequence ATGAAGAAATTGTTACTTTTGTCTTTAATGAGTTTATTAAGTGTCACACCTGCAATGAGCGCCACTGAAAAAGTTATTGGTGCCACAGTTGGTGACTTTGCTGAATTATCCAGAGAGAGCTTAAAACCTCTTTTGGAAAAGAAAGGATTTAAAATCCGCGTTGTGGAGTTTACTGACTATGTTCAACCCAACATCGCTTTGGCCGAAGGGTCACTCGACTTAAATATTTTTCAGCACAAACCATATCTTGATCAATTTGCAAAAGAGAAGGGCCTGGAGCTGACTCCCGTTGCTCAAGTTCCAACGGCACCTCTGGGAATTTACCCTGGAAAATTAAAGCAGCTCTCTGAAGTAAAAAATGGCAGCACAGTCGCTATGCCAAATGACCCGACAAACCTGGCACGCGCTCTTTTAATCTTAGCTGATTTAAAATGGATTGAACTTCCAGCGAAATTCGACCCGTTTAAAATTGCACCGAAAGACATTGTAAAAAATCCAAAGAACATCAAGATTGTTCAACTTGAAGCGGCCCAAATTCCAAGGGCCACTCAAGATGTAGACTTCGCGATCATCAATGGTAACTATGTAGTTAGCTCAGGTATGTCGCTAACTTCAAAACTAATGGCCGAAAAAAGTGACGCTTATGTAAACTGGGCCGTCGTGAGAACTAAGGATCTTAACAGTGACTTTGCTAAAGCTGTTAAAGAAGCATTGAATTCAAAAGAATTTCAAACTTATGCCAAGAACAAATTTAAAGGTTATAAATATCCATCATCATGGAAGTAA
- a CDS encoding nucleoside-diphosphate sugar epimerase — protein sequence MIAVIAGSTGLTGALLLSKLLKDQAITKVIAVTRRPLDFTHTKLKNILVSDFADLMNRKDELKGELYFCCLGTTIKIAGTQENFRKVDFDAVVNFGRLAEYHKSQSLVVISAAGANPHSSIFYNKVKGEAEEALLKLSLNRLILLRPGLLIGERKAHRPLEKATIKLTQVLSSILPERIEKSFATTIEALSERMLKEGKNTANKIKIINAVDI from the coding sequence TTGATTGCCGTTATTGCAGGATCAACAGGGCTCACAGGGGCCCTGCTTTTATCCAAACTTCTTAAAGACCAGGCCATAACAAAAGTGATTGCTGTCACTAGAAGACCTCTCGATTTCACTCACACTAAATTAAAAAATATTCTCGTCTCAGACTTTGCCGATCTGATGAATCGCAAAGATGAACTCAAAGGTGAACTATATTTTTGCTGTTTGGGGACCACGATTAAAATCGCCGGCACACAAGAGAATTTTAGAAAAGTAGACTTTGATGCCGTTGTTAATTTTGGAAGGCTTGCTGAGTATCATAAGTCTCAATCACTGGTGGTGATTTCTGCAGCAGGTGCTAATCCTCACTCTTCTATCTTCTACAATAAAGTTAAAGGTGAAGCTGAAGAAGCCCTTTTAAAACTTTCTTTAAACCGTTTGATCCTACTGAGACCAGGTCTTTTGATAGGTGAGAGAAAAGCTCACCGTCCTCTGGAGAAGGCGACAATCAAACTAACCCAAGTTCTCTCAAGTATACTTCCGGAAAGAATTGAAAAAAGCTTCGCTACCACTATTGAAGCCCTGAGCGAAAGAATGTTAAAAGAAGGAAAGAATACGGCCAACAAAATTAAGATCATCAATGCCGTTGATATTTAA
- a CDS encoding ABC transporter ATP-binding protein → MLKVDNVGVSYGGIKAVRGVSIELKPGELVSLIGSNGSGKTSLLRAISGLVDIDQGSISIDGKDLSGISAHDRVKMGLAHCPEARKIFGQQSVMDNLLLGAFLRFKKEKKSEINQTIEEVFNIFPKLRDRQNQQAGTMSGGEQQMLAIGRALMLKPKILILDEPSMGLAPVIIDEVFNVVGRIKETRTTSILLVEQLAYRALQLADRAYVLEQGVVRIEGTGKELQDSPEVKSAYLGGH, encoded by the coding sequence ATGCTTAAGGTAGATAATGTTGGTGTAAGTTACGGTGGGATAAAAGCTGTTAGAGGTGTGTCCATCGAATTAAAACCAGGAGAGCTGGTGTCTCTGATTGGTTCAAACGGTTCAGGGAAAACGTCGCTTCTTAGAGCTATTTCAGGTCTGGTTGATATCGACCAGGGAAGTATTTCAATCGACGGAAAGGACCTTTCGGGAATCAGTGCTCATGACCGCGTGAAAATGGGGCTCGCTCATTGCCCAGAGGCCAGAAAGATTTTCGGGCAACAAAGTGTAATGGATAACCTTCTTCTGGGGGCCTTCCTGCGCTTTAAAAAAGAGAAGAAGAGCGAAATCAATCAAACGATTGAAGAGGTTTTTAATATCTTCCCAAAACTAAGAGACCGCCAGAATCAACAGGCGGGAACAATGTCAGGTGGAGAGCAGCAGATGCTGGCAATCGGAAGAGCTTTGATGTTAAAACCAAAGATTCTTATTTTAGATGAGCCATCAATGGGGCTTGCTCCGGTTATTATTGATGAAGTTTTCAACGTTGTTGGAAGAATCAAAGAAACGAGAACGACATCTATTCTTTTAGTTGAACAGCTTGCTTACCGCGCACTTCAGCTTGCTGACCGCGCCTACGTTTTAGAGCAGGGTGTAGTTCGTATTGAAGGAACTGGAAAAGAGCTTCAAGATAGTCCGGAAGTTAAGAGTGCTTACTTAGGTGGGCACTAA
- a CDS encoding ABC transporter permease subunit yields the protein MEKAQLTGSQRTIKLLQLLLILVPFTLPLWVQNEYYVHSILGRIFIYTILVVSLDLVVGYIGDISIGHAGLFAVGAYTMGVLNSTAAANMGSTMTLFLEWPFFPALIASVIVTGFFGFLLGFPSLRTSGPYLAVTTIAYGLIIYTFINEQETLTNGTKGIQMAPLKFFGTSFNDNKFIWLVYPFLLLVMYFKSNLSKSFWGRAFEAIKFSPIAAESSGISKVRYKLTAFIMSACIAGLAGALFSHLDSYIAPNTFSMDFSVLALMALIFGGVRSTFGNVIGMALVVILPDLFTWFKDYRLMVFGLLLLLTLFFLPNGLAGLMKKFFPNLFAKRLPVFTASDKSKIEFQIEKCEDDHTPLSLDKVEMRFGGLVAVNQLDLKVKPGSIHGLMGPNGSGKSTTVNVITGLYNQTTGDVNAFGKSIGKLKPHERAEMGIARTFQNLQLFGDLTVLENVQVGLHKHYKSSFFAVLLGLPSVAREEEQKQIEAYRLLEFVGLDNLANEQAKNLAYGQSRRLEIARAMALRPKLILLDEPAAGLTTLEINEFNEIILKIKAAGIAVLLIEHHMDMMMKISDEITVLDFGKKIAEGKPLDVQKDPNVVKAYLGSEGASHA from the coding sequence ATGGAAAAAGCACAACTGACAGGTTCGCAGAGAACCATTAAACTCCTTCAGCTTCTTTTGATTCTTGTTCCTTTCACATTGCCGTTGTGGGTTCAAAACGAATACTACGTTCACAGTATCTTAGGACGAATCTTTATTTACACTATTCTCGTTGTATCTCTTGACCTGGTTGTCGGATACATCGGAGACATTTCTATCGGTCACGCAGGCCTTTTTGCAGTTGGTGCTTACACGATGGGTGTTCTTAACTCAACAGCGGCGGCCAACATGGGCTCAACGATGACTCTCTTTTTAGAGTGGCCATTTTTCCCCGCGCTTATAGCTTCTGTGATTGTCACCGGATTCTTCGGTTTCCTTCTTGGTTTCCCGTCGCTTAGAACTTCGGGTCCATACCTGGCCGTAACAACTATTGCTTACGGGCTTATCATTTACACTTTCATTAACGAGCAAGAAACTTTAACCAATGGAACTAAAGGGATTCAAATGGCCCCTTTAAAGTTTTTTGGCACATCTTTTAACGACAACAAATTTATATGGTTGGTTTATCCGTTTCTTCTTCTCGTTATGTACTTTAAGAGCAACCTTTCAAAAAGTTTTTGGGGGAGAGCATTTGAGGCGATTAAGTTCAGCCCGATTGCCGCTGAAAGCTCTGGGATTTCAAAAGTACGTTATAAACTTACGGCCTTTATTATGTCGGCCTGTATCGCTGGTCTTGCCGGCGCACTTTTTTCTCACTTGGATAGCTACATTGCTCCCAACACATTCAGCATGGACTTCTCAGTTCTTGCTCTAATGGCCCTTATCTTCGGTGGAGTTCGCTCAACTTTTGGTAACGTGATTGGGATGGCCCTGGTTGTAATTCTTCCAGACCTATTCACATGGTTTAAAGACTACCGTCTGATGGTGTTTGGCCTTTTACTTCTTTTAACTCTTTTCTTCCTGCCAAATGGTCTTGCGGGATTAATGAAGAAATTCTTCCCGAACCTTTTTGCTAAAAGGCTTCCGGTTTTCACGGCAAGTGATAAATCGAAAATCGAATTCCAGATTGAAAAGTGTGAAGATGATCACACTCCTTTATCGCTAGATAAAGTAGAGATGCGCTTTGGTGGTCTGGTGGCGGTTAACCAACTTGATCTAAAAGTAAAACCAGGATCAATCCACGGACTAATGGGTCCAAATGGTTCTGGAAAGTCGACAACTGTTAACGTTATAACTGGTCTCTATAACCAGACAACTGGTGACGTCAATGCTTTTGGTAAATCAATCGGTAAACTAAAGCCCCATGAAAGAGCAGAGATGGGAATCGCCAGAACATTCCAAAACCTTCAGCTCTTTGGTGACCTGACTGTTTTAGAAAACGTTCAAGTTGGTTTACATAAACATTATAAGTCTTCTTTCTTTGCCGTTCTTCTTGGACTTCCTTCAGTCGCCCGCGAAGAAGAGCAAAAACAAATTGAAGCTTACCGCCTGCTTGAATTTGTAGGCCTTGATAACCTTGCCAATGAACAAGCGAAAAACTTAGCTTATGGTCAGTCAAGACGTCTGGAAATTGCCCGTGCAATGGCCCTAAGACCAAAACTGATTCTTCTTGATGAGCCAGCAGCTGGACTAACGACTCTGGAAATCAACGAGTTCAATGAAATTATTTTAAAGATTAAAGCTGCGGGAATCGCTGTTCTTCTGATTGAGCATCATATGGATATGATGATGAAAATCTCGGATGAAATTACAGTACTAGATTTCGGAAAGAAAATTGCTGAAGGGAAACCTTTAGACGTTCAAAAAGATCCAAACGTTGTTAAAGCGTACTTAGGGTCTGAAGGGGCAAGCCATGCTTAA
- a CDS encoding branched-chain amino acid ABC transporter permease — protein sequence MTEVLQLLISGSIQGMIYALIAFGYNLTFSTSKTINFSLGQIVMLGGVVGYILYVNMQSGQHSGIPFIVPLIAVLLMGMLSGALVHKSAVEPSLKFKSEYTWILATLAMGIIMKNGVEQLWSTGDYKMLSPLGDDILRFGGIGVYAQEILIVIVSLGIVCGVEIFKRRTIYGKAIQAVSEDKATASLMGIPEKFVITVSFMMSACIAAIAGLLVAPLTFVSASMGTVLGIKAYSVSIIGGLESGFGPLVGGLILGISEAFTARYISTGYKEMPGFIFLIIVILFKPNGLFGKKIIKKV from the coding sequence ATGACTGAAGTTCTACAACTTTTAATTTCAGGTTCAATTCAGGGCATGATCTATGCCCTGATTGCATTTGGATACAACCTGACGTTCTCTACTTCAAAAACCATTAACTTCTCTCTCGGGCAAATTGTCATGCTCGGAGGTGTTGTGGGCTACATCCTTTATGTGAACATGCAAAGCGGCCAGCACTCTGGTATCCCTTTCATCGTTCCACTTATTGCCGTTTTACTGATGGGAATGCTCTCGGGTGCACTAGTGCACAAGAGTGCCGTTGAACCTTCTTTAAAATTTAAGTCAGAATACACCTGGATTCTTGCGACCCTCGCGATGGGGATCATTATGAAAAACGGTGTAGAGCAGCTTTGGTCGACAGGGGATTATAAAATGCTCTCTCCATTAGGAGATGACATTTTAAGATTTGGTGGAATCGGGGTTTACGCTCAGGAGATTTTAATTGTTATTGTCTCTCTGGGAATTGTTTGTGGAGTGGAAATCTTTAAACGCAGAACAATTTACGGTAAAGCGATCCAGGCAGTGAGTGAAGATAAAGCGACAGCAAGCTTAATGGGAATTCCTGAGAAGTTTGTGATCACTGTCTCTTTCATGATGTCTGCCTGTATTGCTGCCATCGCCGGTCTTTTAGTTGCTCCACTCACTTTCGTTTCCGCTTCAATGGGAACGGTTTTAGGGATTAAAGCTTATTCAGTTTCCATCATTGGTGGTCTTGAATCAGGTTTTGGTCCGTTAGTCGGAGGATTGATTCTTGGAATTTCTGAAGCCTTCACGGCGAGATACATCTCGACAGGATATAAAGAGATGCCAGGATTTATTTTCTTAATCATTGTTATTTTATTTAAACCAAACGGATTGTTTGGGAAAAAGATCATCAAGAAGGTGTAG
- a CDS encoding ABC transporter substrate-binding protein — protein sequence MKRNVILVGLLCLATMFGCNKKSDEIKIGVYGPFSGGSAPMGVSMRNGVKIAIEEINAAGGVLGKKIVMIDRDDEAKNERGGQIMQELLDKENVVAVLGPANTGVANASTQYTQQKKIPQIINLAAGAKVNEFFATNPENYIFRLAAGDDVQSKVIVNQALKRGAKKPALLCDDTNYGQNGREKMEAALAAAGVKPVYVGKFKIKDTDMTAQLQEAKAAGADVILAYGIGPELAAVSNSMDRISWKVPMIGSWTLSMSNYTTNAGKNGNGTMMPQTFIESSATSPKQQTFLKTYADKFKESPISSAVSAAQGYDSVYLLKLAIEQAGTTEGPKIREALENLNATYEGLTGTYTKPYSSTDHEAVKEANVLLGMVQDGKIISSEK from the coding sequence ATGAAGCGTAATGTTATTTTAGTGGGGCTACTTTGCTTAGCTACCATGTTTGGTTGTAACAAAAAATCAGACGAGATTAAAATTGGTGTTTATGGACCATTCTCAGGTGGATCTGCACCGATGGGTGTTTCAATGAGAAACGGTGTAAAGATCGCGATTGAAGAGATCAACGCTGCTGGCGGTGTTCTTGGTAAAAAAATCGTTATGATCGACCGTGATGATGAAGCAAAAAACGAGCGTGGTGGACAAATCATGCAAGAGCTTCTTGATAAAGAAAATGTTGTCGCAGTTCTTGGACCTGCTAACACAGGTGTAGCGAATGCTTCAACTCAGTACACACAACAAAAGAAAATCCCTCAAATTATCAACCTTGCTGCTGGAGCAAAGGTAAATGAATTCTTCGCTACAAATCCTGAAAACTATATTTTCAGACTTGCAGCTGGTGACGATGTTCAGTCAAAAGTTATTGTTAACCAGGCACTAAAAAGAGGAGCTAAAAAACCAGCTCTACTTTGTGATGACACTAACTACGGACAAAATGGACGTGAAAAAATGGAAGCGGCCCTTGCTGCTGCTGGTGTAAAGCCAGTTTACGTTGGTAAATTCAAAATTAAAGACACTGACATGACAGCTCAACTTCAAGAAGCAAAAGCTGCTGGTGCAGACGTTATCCTTGCTTACGGAATCGGGCCTGAGTTAGCAGCTGTTTCTAACTCAATGGATAGAATTTCATGGAAAGTTCCAATGATCGGATCATGGACTCTTTCTATGTCAAACTACACAACAAATGCTGGTAAAAACGGAAACGGAACAATGATGCCACAAACATTCATTGAATCTAGTGCGACTTCACCAAAGCAACAAACTTTCCTTAAGACTTATGCAGATAAGTTTAAAGAATCTCCAATCTCTTCAGCAGTTTCAGCTGCTCAAGGATACGATTCAGTTTACCTTCTAAAACTTGCAATCGAGCAAGCTGGAACCACTGAAGGACCAAAAATCAGAGAAGCTCTTGAAAACCTAAATGCTACTTATGAAGGACTAACTGGAACATACACAAAGCCGTATTCATCAACAGATCACGAAGCGGTAAAAGAAGCTAATGTTCTTCTTGGTATGGTTCAAGACGGAAAAATCATTTCATCGGAAAAATAA
- a CDS encoding LysR family transcriptional regulator, with product MDFNEVAIFISVVQEGSFSQAAKKLGMPNSTVSAKVSNLEKRLGVTLIQRTTRKLNITPAGQAYFKRCIQGLEEIKAAESEIAAVQGEPQGLLRITAPNELGSSILPGIVSQYIKKYPKARIEVLLTDRRVDLLSENVDLAIRAGELKDSSLIAKRIGTLYFAPFASPKYLKTKGTPTHPRELRNHSCLQFTPVGVDEWKMASAKGSLNVPIPGRILINDMFALKKMALMDDGIVFLPTYYCYQEVKSNKLIRILPEWRSHLTPIHFVYPAQRFVTPKLSAFITLATDIIKRSFEDYEI from the coding sequence ATGGATTTCAATGAAGTAGCGATATTTATCAGCGTAGTACAAGAGGGAAGCTTTAGTCAGGCGGCTAAAAAGCTGGGCATGCCCAACTCAACGGTAAGTGCAAAAGTCTCTAATCTTGAAAAGAGATTGGGAGTAACACTGATTCAAAGAACGACCAGAAAGTTAAATATCACTCCGGCAGGGCAGGCCTATTTCAAAAGATGTATTCAAGGACTAGAAGAAATCAAGGCCGCTGAATCAGAAATCGCTGCTGTCCAAGGTGAGCCTCAAGGACTCTTGCGCATTACTGCACCTAATGAATTGGGAAGCAGTATCCTTCCTGGCATTGTTTCTCAATACATTAAAAAATACCCTAAGGCGCGCATTGAAGTTCTCTTAACTGATAGAAGAGTAGACTTGCTTAGCGAAAATGTTGATCTTGCGATTCGCGCAGGAGAGCTTAAAGATTCCAGTTTGATTGCCAAAAGAATTGGGACTCTTTACTTTGCTCCGTTTGCGTCACCAAAATACTTAAAGACAAAAGGAACGCCGACTCATCCACGTGAGCTTCGCAATCATAGCTGTCTTCAGTTCACACCTGTTGGTGTGGATGAATGGAAGATGGCAAGTGCTAAAGGTTCTCTAAATGTTCCTATACCAGGCCGCATCCTTATTAACGATATGTTTGCTTTAAAAAAAATGGCCTTGATGGATGATGGTATTGTTTTTCTTCCTACCTATTATTGTTATCAAGAGGTAAAGTCCAATAAGCTTATAAGGATTTTACCAGAGTGGAGATCACACTTAACTCCGATTCACTTTGTTTATCCAGCACAGAGATTCGTGACGCCAAAACTTAGTGCCTTCATTACTCTTGCAACAGACATCATCAAACGTAGTTTTGAAGATTACGAGATTTAA
- a CDS encoding YceI family protein, which produces MNTYNIDPSHSSANFSIKHMMIAKVHGGFEKMSGKFQYDAANLGNSSVDVIIEAASINTREAQRDAHLKSADFFDVEKYPTITFKSTRFEKSGGDLKIIGDLTIHGVTNTVTLEVDGPTEELKDPWGNAKVGASATAKIKRKDFGLTWNAALEAGGLLVGDDVSISIDVQFVKAV; this is translated from the coding sequence ATGAATACTTACAACATCGACCCTTCTCACTCTTCAGCTAACTTTTCTATTAAGCATATGATGATCGCTAAAGTTCACGGTGGATTTGAAAAAATGAGCGGCAAGTTTCAATACGACGCAGCTAATTTGGGCAACTCGTCTGTCGACGTAATCATTGAAGCTGCAAGCATTAATACTCGCGAAGCACAAAGAGATGCTCACTTAAAAAGTGCAGACTTTTTTGATGTGGAAAAATACCCAACGATTACTTTTAAATCGACTCGCTTTGAAAAATCAGGTGGGGATTTAAAAATCATCGGAGACCTGACTATCCACGGTGTAACAAATACTGTCACTCTGGAAGTCGATGGCCCGACAGAAGAATTAAAAGACCCATGGGGAAATGCTAAAGTTGGCGCGAGCGCAACCGCTAAGATTAAACGCAAAGACTTCGGTTTGACCTGGAATGCGGCCTTAGAAGCTGGCGGATTACTCGTCGGAGACGATGTGAGTATTTCGATTGACGTGCAATTTGTAAAAGCAGTTTAA
- a CDS encoding PHP domain-containing protein, protein MTDLHIHSTYSDGKLTIPEIVDLYGKRKFKIIAITDHLCEEESFLGKASNFLDKTLTKETFNSYLKEIELEAKRAMEMYGMLVIPGVEFTKNSLFFKRSAHVLALGIKEYVPADRTIIELLDEIKKQGAVSIAAHPVSTRVVEHQTFHLWDNRENLRDKFDAWEVASGAHFFDEVFESGLPMIASSDFHHPKQINSWKTMIDCELNFESMAKAIREQRIEFINYSEFNSKSVRLQQGFVFEGVHI, encoded by the coding sequence ATGACAGATTTGCACATTCATTCGACATACAGTGATGGGAAGCTAACCATCCCTGAAATTGTCGACTTGTATGGCAAACGTAAGTTCAAGATCATTGCGATCACGGACCATCTTTGTGAAGAGGAATCTTTTTTAGGGAAAGCATCTAATTTCCTGGATAAAACCCTGACAAAAGAAACCTTTAACTCATACTTAAAAGAAATCGAACTTGAAGCTAAGAGGGCGATGGAGATGTATGGGATGCTGGTGATACCAGGTGTAGAGTTCACTAAAAACTCACTGTTCTTTAAGCGCTCGGCCCATGTTCTTGCTTTAGGTATTAAAGAGTATGTGCCGGCCGACAGAACGATTATTGAACTATTGGATGAAATCAAAAAACAAGGTGCTGTCTCTATTGCTGCCCATCCCGTGTCTACAAGGGTGGTAGAACATCAGACTTTCCATCTTTGGGATAACCGCGAAAATTTGCGCGATAAATTCGACGCCTGGGAAGTGGCAAGTGGTGCACATTTTTTTGATGAAGTGTTTGAAAGTGGTCTTCCCATGATTGCCAGTTCAGATTTTCATCATCCTAAGCAAATCAATTCGTGGAAGACCATGATTGATTGTGAACTTAATTTTGAATCAATGGCGAAGGCCATCAGAGAGCAAAGAATTGAATTTATAAACTACTCCGAGTTCAATTCGAAATCCGTCAGGCTCCAGCAAGGTTTTGTGTTCGAAGGTGTACACATTTAA
- a CDS encoding BON domain-containing protein, with amino-acid sequence MNRRHQGQQPTRNASTSSLNRQRGNQFNSTSSYGQNYDQDQEYETNGQYRNKNRANYSGTTGSWGDDAYEAGRAPSFRDTDYDLDGATYNRPDRHQRGMSSTYDSHETNDRNRSPSRFSSLDDDRSSYGRSLERDSADRGQDRERSWDRPFDRNTDRFNALERSRSSSERFGYPSSMDSWAHHGASEYDRYQYNSGVGRQLQPGWVGSEHEHDYDSQGGMRHSSFTGKGPKGYKRSDDRIKEEVCETLARNPRIDASDIEVKVEEACVTLSGTVESKEIKRAAEMAIENLSGVDDVKNEIRVKRADDSMFASSAGGKNATSSSTKSSTSQSKGPGHL; translated from the coding sequence ATGAACCGTAGACACCAAGGACAACAACCCACTAGGAACGCCAGTACGTCATCACTTAACAGACAAAGAGGAAACCAATTCAATTCAACTTCATCATATGGACAAAATTATGATCAAGACCAAGAGTACGAAACAAATGGACAATACCGCAATAAAAACAGAGCAAACTACTCAGGCACAACTGGTTCGTGGGGAGACGATGCTTATGAGGCCGGAAGGGCACCAAGCTTCAGAGACACAGATTATGACCTGGATGGAGCTACTTACAATCGTCCAGACAGACACCAAAGAGGAATGAGTTCTACTTATGATTCACATGAGACAAATGACCGCAACAGAAGTCCATCAAGATTTTCATCACTAGACGATGATAGATCATCTTACGGAAGATCGTTAGAGCGCGATAGCGCTGATAGAGGTCAGGATAGAGAAAGATCGTGGGACAGACCTTTTGATAGAAACACCGATCGTTTTAATGCATTAGAAAGATCACGTTCGTCCTCAGAAAGATTTGGTTATCCATCAAGCATGGATTCATGGGCCCATCATGGAGCTAGTGAATACGACCGCTACCAATACAACTCAGGTGTGGGCCGTCAGTTGCAACCTGGGTGGGTGGGGTCTGAGCACGAGCATGATTACGATTCACAAGGTGGTATGAGACATTCAAGCTTTACAGGAAAAGGGCCAAAAGGTTACAAACGCTCTGACGATCGCATCAAAGAAGAAGTTTGTGAAACTCTGGCAAGAAACCCAAGAATTGATGCAAGCGATATTGAAGTGAAAGTCGAAGAGGCCTGCGTGACACTTTCAGGTACTGTTGAAAGTAAAGAAATTAAACGTGCCGCTGAAATGGCCATTGAAAACCTTTCAGGCGTAGATGATGTAAAAAATGAAATCAGAGTTAAAAGAGCAGACGACTCAATGTTTGCTTCTTCGGCCGGTGGAAAAAATGCAACATCATCAAGCACTAAATCATCAACTTCACAGTCAAAAGGCCCTGGTCATCTTTAG